One part of the Streptomyces ferrugineus genome encodes these proteins:
- a CDS encoding class E sortase, with translation MRVVVRSVSELCITVGTVIVLFVVYVLFWTGVKADSVMDDQIDQLQEQWAHGAMRPTDGASGGEASAGAVASPPKPGPYETDKPFAIMYIPRLGFTWNKPVLEGTATKTLKKGLGHYADTAQLGQKGNFSVAGHRRTYGDPFKDFPRLRPGDAVVLTDGTTWFTYRIDKGPYKTLPTDIEVIDPVPRKSGYKREGRYLTLTTCDPEWGHSHRLIVWAHLDSTQPVEAGKPEALRR, from the coding sequence GTGCGTGTCGTCGTCAGGTCCGTCAGCGAGCTGTGCATCACCGTTGGCACCGTGATCGTCCTTTTCGTCGTCTATGTGCTGTTCTGGACCGGTGTGAAGGCCGACAGCGTCATGGACGACCAGATCGATCAGTTACAGGAGCAGTGGGCGCACGGGGCGATGCGTCCGACGGACGGGGCGTCCGGCGGGGAGGCGAGCGCGGGTGCGGTCGCGAGTCCGCCGAAGCCGGGGCCGTACGAGACCGACAAGCCCTTCGCGATCATGTACATCCCGCGTCTTGGTTTCACGTGGAACAAGCCGGTGCTCGAAGGCACCGCCACCAAGACCCTGAAGAAGGGCCTCGGCCACTACGCGGACACCGCCCAGCTCGGTCAGAAGGGCAACTTCTCGGTCGCCGGCCATCGGCGTACGTACGGTGATCCCTTCAAGGATTTCCCCAGGCTGCGCCCCGGTGACGCGGTGGTGCTGACCGATGGGACGACCTGGTTCACGTATCGGATCGACAAAGGGCCCTACAAAACACTGCCCACGGACATTGAGGTGATTGACCCTGTGCCTCGTAAGTCGGGGTACAAGCGTGAAGGCCGCTATCTGACGCTGACCACGTGCGATCCGGAGTGGGGGCACAGTCATCGGCTGATCGTGTGGGCCCATCTGGACTCCACCCAGCCTGTGGAGGCCGGGAAACCGGAGGCATTGCGCCGTTAG
- a CDS encoding DUF881 domain-containing protein has translation MSNSADSPGTGSSPVRRRFRPVRVLTAAVFALAGLIFFTSFNTAKGTNIRSDTSLLKLSDLIHERSRENGELNDSNAALRDDMEALAERDDGSTKAEDDKLAALEQRAGTQKLTGEAITVTLNDAPPDATAKLPGYPEPQPDYLVIHQQDLQAVVNALWQSGAKGIKVMDQRLISTSAVRCVGNTLILQGRVYSPPYKITAIGDPEKMQQALAASQAIQNYMVYVNVYGLGWKVTEDGTVTLPGYSGTVDLQYAKPVE, from the coding sequence TTGAGCAATTCTGCCGACTCTCCCGGGACGGGATCCAGTCCTGTCCGCAGGCGTTTCCGTCCGGTGCGGGTGCTGACCGCGGCCGTCTTCGCTCTCGCGGGCCTCATTTTCTTCACCAGCTTCAACACGGCCAAGGGCACCAATATCCGCTCGGACACCTCGCTGCTGAAGCTCTCGGACCTGATCCATGAGCGCAGCCGTGAGAACGGTGAGCTCAATGATTCCAATGCGGCCCTGCGCGACGACATGGAGGCGCTCGCGGAGCGGGACGACGGCAGCACCAAGGCGGAGGACGACAAGCTGGCGGCGCTGGAGCAGCGGGCGGGGACCCAGAAGCTGACCGGTGAGGCGATCACGGTCACGCTCAACGACGCCCCGCCGGACGCCACCGCCAAGCTCCCCGGCTATCCCGAGCCGCAGCCGGACTACCTGGTCATCCACCAGCAGGACCTCCAGGCCGTGGTGAACGCGCTGTGGCAGAGCGGCGCCAAGGGCATCAAGGTCATGGACCAGCGGCTGATCTCCACCAGCGCCGTGCGCTGTGTGGGCAACACCCTGATCCTCCAGGGCCGGGTCTACTCACCGCCGTACAAGATCACTGCGATCGGTGATCCGGAGAAGATGCAGCAGGCGCTCGCGGCCTCGCAGGCGATCCAGAACTACATGGTCTACGTCAATGTCTACGGCCTCGGCTGGAAAGTCACCGAGGACGGGACGGTGACTCTGCCGGGTTACTCGGGCACAGTGGATCTGCAGTACGCCAAGCCCGTGGAGTAG
- the crgA gene encoding cell division protein CrgA: MPKSRIRKKADYTPPPSKQAATIKLTSRAWVAPVMLAMFILGLAWIVVFYVTDGSLPIDALGNWNIVVGFGFIAAGFGVSTQWK, translated from the coding sequence GTGCCGAAGTCACGTATCCGCAAGAAGGCCGACTACACGCCGCCGCCGTCGAAGCAGGCGGCCACCATCAAGCTGACCAGCCGCGCCTGGGTCGCGCCCGTGATGCTGGCCATGTTCATCCTCGGCCTGGCCTGGATCGTCGTCTTCTATGTGACCGACGGTTCGCTGCCCATCGACGCGCTGGGCAACTGGAACATCGTGGTGGGCTTCGGCTTCATCGCGGCCGGATTCGGCGTCTCCACCCAGTGGAAGTAG
- a CDS encoding rhomboid family intramembrane serine protease, translated as MDQPAGSQQDAQSLPVCYRHPDRETGIRCTRCERPICPECMVSASVGFQCPDCVRGGSGTGHAPSAAQPRTIAGGTITADPRLLTKILIGINVAVFIAVQTSTSLVNDLVLIGAWPPAPFQPTQGVADGEWWRMVTSMFTHEAIWHIAFNMLSLWWLGGPLEAALGRARYLALYFCSGLAGSALTYLVAAPTTASLGASGAIFGLFGATAVLMRRLQYDMRPIIALLVINLILTFGWSNIAWQAHIGGLVAGVVIGYAMVHAPRERRALVQYGTCALVLAVVVLTTVLRTLQLT; from the coding sequence ATGGACCAGCCGGCAGGCAGCCAGCAGGACGCGCAGAGCCTGCCCGTCTGCTACCGCCACCCGGACCGCGAGACCGGCATCCGCTGCACCCGCTGCGAGCGGCCCATCTGCCCCGAATGCATGGTCAGCGCCTCCGTCGGCTTCCAGTGCCCCGACTGCGTCCGCGGCGGCTCCGGCACCGGACACGCCCCCAGCGCCGCGCAGCCCCGCACCATCGCCGGGGGCACCATCACCGCCGACCCGCGCCTGCTCACCAAGATCCTCATCGGGATCAATGTCGCGGTCTTCATCGCCGTCCAGACCAGCACCTCGCTGGTGAACGACCTCGTCCTCATCGGCGCCTGGCCGCCCGCCCCCTTCCAGCCCACCCAGGGCGTCGCCGACGGCGAATGGTGGCGGATGGTGACCTCGATGTTCACGCACGAGGCCATCTGGCACATCGCCTTCAACATGCTCAGCCTCTGGTGGCTCGGCGGCCCCCTGGAAGCCGCCCTCGGCCGGGCCCGCTACCTCGCGCTCTACTTCTGCTCGGGCCTCGCGGGCAGCGCCCTCACCTATCTGGTGGCCGCCCCCACCACGGCCTCCCTCGGCGCCTCCGGTGCCATCTTCGGCCTGTTCGGGGCCACCGCCGTCCTGATGCGCCGGCTCCAGTACGACATGCGGCCGATCATCGCCCTGCTGGTGATCAACCTCATCCTCACCTTCGGCTGGAGCAACATCGCCTGGCAGGCCCATATCGGCGGCCTGGTCGCCGGCGTCGTCATCGGCTACGCCATGGTCCACGCCCCGCGCGAGCGCCGAGCGCTGGTCCAGTACGGCACATGTGCGCTGGTCCTGGCCGTGGTCGTCCTGACGACCGTGCTGAGGACGCTCCAGCTCACCTGA
- a CDS encoding peptidylprolyl isomerase, which yields MAEQLYATLKTNHGDIEVRLLPNHAPITVKNFVELAQGEREWTNPATGEKSTAKLYDGTVFHRVISGFMIQGGDPLGNGTGGPGYQFQDEFHPDLSFDKPYLLAMANAGPGTNGSQFFITVAPTTWLNRKHTIFGEVTDAASQKVIDGIATTQTNPRTDRPVKDVVIESVVVETREG from the coding sequence GTGGCTGAGCAGCTTTACGCCACCCTGAAGACCAACCACGGCGACATCGAGGTCCGGCTCCTCCCGAACCACGCGCCGATCACGGTCAAGAACTTCGTCGAGCTCGCCCAGGGCGAGCGTGAGTGGACGAACCCCGCCACCGGAGAGAAGTCCACGGCCAAGCTCTACGACGGCACGGTCTTCCACCGGGTCATCAGCGGCTTCATGATCCAGGGCGGTGACCCGCTGGGCAACGGCACCGGCGGTCCCGGATACCAGTTCCAGGACGAGTTCCACCCGGACCTGTCCTTCGACAAGCCGTACCTGCTGGCCATGGCCAACGCCGGCCCCGGCACCAACGGCTCGCAGTTCTTCATCACGGTCGCCCCGACGACCTGGCTGAACCGCAAGCACACCATCTTCGGTGAGGTCACCGACGCCGCCAGCCAGAAGGTCATCGACGGCATCGCGACCACCCAGACCAACCCACGCACCGACCGTCCGGTCAAGGACGTCGTCATCGAGTCGGTCGTCGTCGAGACTCGCGAAGGCTGA
- a CDS encoding DUF5324 family protein produces MTRIDSVRAATGSAKDSVLHAAEVVAPYADTAKDRAAQYAHEARVRLAPKVSHATEQARAQARLQYGVHVAPRLEQARSHVPPKVDLAAQEAADRTRKAARQAADYSRPRIEHAVAAAGPMKDEATARGVAALAALRGHVSPKEIEKLVRKHERRARAGRAVKVLAVLGALAGGAFAAWKWWDKQANPDWLVEPPAATEVPESGRLTSVDGSGRSDLDPEVQAKEAEEEAARRDEGQ; encoded by the coding sequence GTGACCCGCATTGACAGCGTGCGCGCCGCGACCGGCTCGGCGAAGGACAGCGTGCTGCACGCCGCGGAAGTGGTGGCGCCCTACGCCGACACCGCCAAGGACAGGGCCGCGCAGTATGCGCACGAGGCACGCGTACGGCTCGCGCCGAAGGTGTCGCACGCCACCGAGCAGGCCCGCGCCCAGGCACGTCTTCAGTACGGCGTACATGTGGCGCCGCGACTGGAACAGGCCCGTTCACATGTACCGCCGAAGGTCGATCTGGCCGCCCAGGAGGCCGCGGACCGTACACGCAAAGCGGCCCGGCAGGCCGCCGACTACTCCCGGCCGAGGATCGAGCATGCAGTGGCCGCGGCCGGGCCCATGAAGGATGAGGCCACCGCACGTGGTGTCGCGGCGCTGGCGGCGCTGCGTGGACACGTCTCGCCGAAGGAGATCGAGAAGCTGGTCCGCAAGCATGAGCGGCGCGCCAGGGCCGGTCGCGCCGTGAAGGTGCTGGCGGTGCTCGGCGCGCTGGCGGGCGGTGCTTTCGCCGCGTGGAAGTGGTGGGACAAGCAGGCCAACCCGGACTGGCTGGTCGAGCCGCCGGCCGCGACAGAAGTACCCGAGTCGGGCCGTCTGACTTCGGTGGACGGCAGCGGCCGGTCGGACCTGGATCCGGAGGTCCAGGCGAAGGAGGCCGAGGAGGAGGCCGCGCGGCGCGACGAGGGTCAGTGA
- a CDS encoding helix-turn-helix domain-containing protein, whose protein sequence is MDAAQQEATARARDLQRNWYGEPLGTLFRKLIDDLGLNQARLAGVLGLSAPMLSQLMSGQRAKIGNPAVVQRVQLLQDLAGQVADGSVSAAEATERMEEIKKSQGGSVLSNTTQTTNSSGAPTVKRVVREIQSLLRSVAAAGDIIEAADTLAPTHPELAEFLRVYGAGRTSDAVAHYQSHQN, encoded by the coding sequence ATGGACGCCGCACAGCAGGAAGCCACCGCAAGAGCGCGGGATCTGCAGCGGAACTGGTACGGGGAGCCGCTGGGGACGCTCTTCCGTAAGCTCATCGACGATCTTGGTCTCAACCAGGCTCGTCTCGCGGGGGTTCTGGGACTGTCCGCACCGATGCTGTCGCAGCTGATGAGCGGACAGCGGGCGAAGATCGGCAATCCCGCCGTGGTCCAGCGGGTGCAGCTGCTGCAGGACTTGGCGGGGCAGGTCGCGGACGGCAGCGTGAGCGCGGCCGAGGCCACCGAGCGCATGGAGGAGATCAAGAAGTCGCAGGGGGGCTCGGTGCTCAGCAACACCACACAGACGACGAACAGTTCGGGTGCGCCCACGGTCAAGCGGGTGGTCCGCGAGATCCAGTCGCTGCTGCGCTCGGTGGCGGCCGCGGGCGACATCATCGAGGCCGCGGACACCCTCGCCCCCACCCACCCGGAACTGGCAGAGTTCCTCCGGGTGTACGGCGCCGGCCGCACCTCCGACGCGGTCGCGCACTACCAGTCCCACCAGAACTGA
- a CDS encoding serine/threonine-protein kinase — translation MGEVFAGRYELVDPIGRGGVGAVWRAWDHRRRRYVAAKVLQQSDAHSLLRFVREQALRIDHPHVLAPASWAADDDKVLFTMDLVAGGSLVHLVGDYGPLPPTFVCTLLDQLLAGLAAVHAEGVVHRDIKPANLLLEATGTGRPRLRLSDFGIAMRLGEPRLTETNLVVGTPGYLAPEQLMGSEPDFPADLFAVGLVALYLLEGAKPDAKALVQYFTAHGTPGAPKGVPEPLWQVVASLLQPDPHARFRTATGARKALASAAELLPEPGPDDELIEIFDQLGPLPPGFAASGPLKRAPGVEGGTGGSPAQAGEGSAGSSGLTGSTGVTGSAEKSGTGQGTADTGSDGVTNDPRRRMAERTPASDFPMSDTGSFHLPLPQPTGSSPQAHTPPPQPPQAPPPLQAQAPLQAPAPFHAPPQGQAQAGGQAHENVQHHTPAHSSPYDTTHVLSSPRSRAPQYPTQPPTTPAQHQHVDTSTASYTAQSPQVPPSAPPIPQPRRRGGHRATRRAARGVAHRPGPPAKVAVPLLLFALVCYAVGFWALTRI, via the coding sequence ATGGGTGAGGTCTTCGCCGGGCGGTACGAACTGGTCGACCCGATCGGGCGCGGCGGCGTCGGTGCCGTCTGGCGTGCCTGGGACCATCGCCGCCGTCGGTACGTGGCCGCCAAGGTGCTGCAGCAGAGCGACGCGCACTCGCTGCTGCGGTTCGTCCGCGAGCAGGCCCTGCGGATCGATCACCCGCATGTGCTCGCACCCGCCAGCTGGGCCGCCGACGACGACAAGGTCCTGTTCACCATGGATCTCGTCGCCGGCGGTTCGCTGGTCCACCTCGTCGGGGATTACGGCCCCTTGCCGCCCACGTTCGTCTGCACCCTCCTCGACCAGCTTCTCGCGGGGTTGGCCGCGGTACACGCGGAGGGCGTCGTCCACCGCGACATCAAGCCCGCCAACCTGCTCCTCGAGGCCACCGGAACGGGCCGCCCGCGGCTGCGGCTGTCCGACTTCGGCATCGCCATGCGACTCGGTGAGCCCCGGCTGACCGAGACCAACCTGGTGGTGGGAACGCCCGGCTATCTCGCCCCCGAGCAACTCATGGGCTCGGAACCGGACTTCCCCGCCGACCTGTTCGCCGTGGGGCTGGTCGCGCTGTATCTGCTGGAGGGCGCCAAGCCTGACGCCAAGGCGCTCGTCCAGTACTTCACCGCGCATGGAACACCCGGTGCGCCCAAGGGCGTTCCCGAACCGCTGTGGCAGGTCGTGGCCTCGCTGCTGCAGCCGGATCCGCATGCGCGGTTCCGCACGGCGACGGGGGCGCGCAAGGCTCTCGCCTCGGCCGCCGAGCTCCTGCCGGAGCCCGGGCCCGACGACGAGCTCATCGAGATCTTCGACCAACTCGGGCCACTGCCACCGGGCTTCGCGGCGAGCGGGCCGCTCAAGCGGGCGCCGGGGGTCGAAGGGGGGACGGGTGGCTCCCCTGCGCAGGCCGGTGAGGGGTCGGCGGGATCGTCGGGGCTGACAGGCTCTACGGGGGTGACGGGCTCGGCCGAGAAGTCCGGCACCGGGCAAGGGACAGCCGACACCGGCTCGGACGGCGTAACGAACGATCCGCGCCGGCGCATGGCGGAGCGGACTCCGGCCTCGGACTTCCCCATGTCGGACACCGGCAGCTTCCACCTGCCGCTGCCCCAGCCCACAGGGTCCTCCCCGCAGGCTCACACGCCGCCTCCACAGCCCCCGCAGGCACCGCCACCACTCCAGGCCCAGGCACCGCTCCAAGCACCGGCGCCGTTTCACGCACCACCACAAGGCCAGGCCCAGGCAGGCGGCCAGGCGCACGAGAACGTCCAGCACCACACCCCGGCTCACAGCTCCCCCTACGACACCACTCACGTCCTGTCCTCCCCCCGGTCACGCGCCCCGCAGTACCCGACGCAGCCTCCGACGACGCCGGCACAGCACCAGCACGTCGACACCTCTACTGCTTCGTACACCGCTCAGAGCCCGCAGGTTCCACCTTCGGCGCCCCCGATTCCGCAGCCGCGCCGCCGCGGCGGCCACCGAGCCACCCGCCGCGCGGCCCGCGGTGTCGCCCACCGCCCCGGCCCGCCCGCCAAGGTGGCGGTGCCGCTCCTGCTGTTCGCGCTGGTCTGCTACGCCGTGGGTTTCTGGGCACTGACCCGGATCTGA
- a CDS encoding DLW-39 family protein, with product MKKLLLVALAAIGGLLVYRQIQADRAEQDLWTEATDSVPTGS from the coding sequence GTGAAGAAGCTTCTCCTGGTCGCACTGGCCGCCATCGGCGGGCTCCTCGTGTACCGCCAGATCCAGGCGGATCGCGCCGAGCAGGATCTGTGGACGGAGGCGACTGACTCCGTGCCCACGGGTTCGTGA
- a CDS encoding DUF6344 domain-containing protein — MTRNKVMNLWTAIVTAFLALCTALGFVSNTAAAAVPHTETSRRSNGDDNNRSAELTVPAMPHWAWSYARALPPTMKQRIRAEAHGKTPGCRHRPLTETEAATSASTTRECADADAPDRPLVPHQR, encoded by the coding sequence ATGACCCGGAACAAGGTCATGAACCTGTGGACCGCCATCGTCACCGCCTTCCTCGCGCTGTGCACGGCGCTCGGATTCGTCAGCAACACCGCCGCCGCGGCCGTACCGCACACCGAGACGAGCCGCAGGAGCAATGGCGACGACAACAACCGCAGCGCCGAGCTGACGGTGCCGGCGATGCCCCACTGGGCCTGGTCCTACGCCAGAGCCCTGCCCCCCACGATGAAGCAGCGCATCCGCGCCGAGGCGCACGGCAAGACCCCCGGCTGCCGCCACCGACCGCTCACCGAGACGGAAGCGGCCACCTCCGCCTCGACCACCCGCGAATGCGCCGACGCCGACGCCCCGGACCGGCCGCTCGTCCCGCACCAACGCTGA